A region of Larimichthys crocea isolate SSNF chromosome X, L_crocea_2.0, whole genome shotgun sequence DNA encodes the following proteins:
- the gtpbp1l gene encoding GTP binding protein 1, like isoform X2: MASSTATEPVMCPGAMPAAESIVPACMFAPDRGCADDPCGAEGFEDGEATNGESEDHLDLSSKLVLVSPTGEQYDSLLRHLRERLDEGCGETIYVVGMGSDGGDYGLDEKDMEASVATVRLLCEQIEADLIFLRERSDTGGKIQDYLIRRRVGEQDFLEVRVAVVGNVDAGKSTLLGVLTHGELDNGRGFARQKLFRHKHEMESGRTSSVGNDILGFDQEGQVVNKPDSHGGGLDWTKICEKSSKVITFIDLAGHEKYLKTTVFGMTGHLPDFCMLMVGSNAGIVGMTKEHLGLALALNVPVFVVVTKIDMCPANILQETLKLLQRLLKSPGCRKIPVLVQNKDDVIVTASNFSSERMCPIFQISNVTGENMDLLKMFLNLLSSRTNFSNDEPAEFQIDDTYSVPGVGTVVSGTTLRGMIRLNDTLLLGPDPLGTFIPIAVKSIHRKRMPVREVRGGQTASFALKKIKRSSIRKGMVMVSPKLMPQATWEFEAEILVLHHPTTISPRYQAMVHCGSIRQTATILTMNKDCLRTGDKATVHFRFIKTPEYLHCDQKLVFREGRTKAVGTIIKLLQSVNTQAAKAQQAKMQASKKMGPAATEEAGSTARPPSPSTAQLPLKSGGGGRRRGGQRHRGKGLNPAAISTAVPAGAAGTA; this comes from the exons ATGGCGTCGTCAACGGCGACAGAACCAGTGATGTGCCCGGGTGCAATGCCGGCAGCGGAGTCCATAGTGCCCGCTTGTATGTTTGCACCGGACCGGGGATGTGCCGACGATCCATGCGGCGCAGAGGGCTTTGAAGACGGCGAGGCTACAAACGGCGAGTCCGAGGATCATTTAGACTTAAGCAGCAAG CTGGTCCTAGTGAGTCCGACAGGGGAGCAGTATGATTCATTACTACGGCATCTAAGGGAGCGATTAGATGAAGGCTGTGGAGAGACGATCTATGTTGTTGGGATGGGGTCAG ATGGAGGTGACTATGGTCTGGATGAGAAGGACATGGAGGCATCGGTAGCCACGGTGCGCTTGCTGTGCGAACAGATTGAGGCAGACCTCATCTTTTTAAGGGAGAGGTCAGACACTGGTGGAAAGATTCAGGACTACCTCATCCGCCGGCGTGTGGGTGAGCAGGATTTCCTGGAAGTCAG AGTGGCAGTGGTAGGGAATGTTGATGCCGGAAAGAGCACTCTGCTGGGGGTTTTGACCCACGGTGAGCTTGACAATGGCAGAGGCTTCGCTCGCCAGAAGCtcttcagacacaaacatgaaatggAGAGTGGCAGAACAAGCAGTGTGGGCAATGACATCCTGGGTTTTGACCAGGAGGGACAG GTGGTGAACAAGCCAGATAGCCACGGCGGCGGTCTAGACTGGACTAAGATCTGTGAGAAATCCTCAAAAGTCATCACCTTCATCGATCTGGCTGGCCACGAGAAGTACCTCAAAACCACTGTGTTCGGCATGACGGGACACCTGCCTGATTTCTGCATGCtcatg GTCGGCAGCAACGCTGGCATCGTTGGCATGACCAAAGAGCATCTGGGTCTGGCATTGGCCCTTAATGTGCCGGTGTTTGTAGTGGTTACTAAAATAGACATGTGTCCAGCCAACATCTTACAAG agACGCTAAAATTATTACAGAGGCTATTAAAGTCACCAGGCTGCAGGAAAATCCCTGTGTTGGTCCAGAACAAGGATGATGTCATCGTCACAGCCTCCAACTTCAGCTCTGAGAG GATGTGTCCAATCTTTCAGATCTCAAATGTGACGGGGGAGAACATGGACCTGCTGAAGATGTTCCTCAACCTCCTCTCTTCTAGGACCAACTTCAGCAACGATGAGCCCGCAGAGTTCCAAATAGACGACACATACTCAGTACCG GGTGTGGGCACAGTAGTTTCAGGGACTACGTTACGTGGGATGATTAGACTCAACGACACGCTGCTCTTAGGCCCAGACCCTCTAGGCACCTTCATCCCCATCGCTGTAAAATCCATCCACCGCAAGAGGATGCCTGTTAGAGAGGTCCGTGGTGGACAGACGGCGTCTTTTGCCCTCAAAAAG ATCAAACGTTCATCTATAAGGAAAGGCATGGTGATGGTCTCGCCAAAGCTGATGCCACAGGCCACCTGGGAGTTTGAGGCTGAGATTCTGGTGTTACACCACCCCACCACGATATCCCCGAGATACCAGGCGATGG TCCACTGTGGCAgcatcagacagacagccacCATCCTGACCATGAACAAAGACTGCTTACGAACAGGAGACAAGGCCACAGTCCACTTCCGCTTCATTAAGACTCCCGAGTACCTGCACTGTGACCAGAAACTGGTGTTCAGGGAGGGACGCACCAAAGCTGTAGGCACCATCATAAAG CTTCTCCAATCGGTGAACACTCAGGCAGCTAAAGCCCAGCAGGCGAAGATGCAGGCCAGTAAGAAAATGGGCCCAGCAGCCACAGAGGAGGCTGGATCAACAGCACGGCCGCCTAGTCCCAGCACAGCACAGCTACCA ctcaagtcaggaggtggaggacgcAGGAGAGGCGGTCAAAGACATCGAGGGAAAGGCCTGAACCCTGCAGCAATCTCTACAGCAGTgcctgcaggagcagcaggcaCAGCCTAA
- the gtpbp1l gene encoding GTP binding protein 1, like isoform X1: protein MASSTATEPVMCPGAMPAAESIVPACMFAPDRGCADDPCGAEGFEDGEATNGESEDHLDLSSKLVLVSPTGEQYDSLLRHLRERLDEGCGETIYVVGMGSDGGDYGLDEKDMEASVATVRLLCEQIEADLIFLRERSDTGGKIQDYLIRRRVGEQDFLEVRVAVVGNVDAGKSTLLGVLTHGELDNGRGFARQKLFRHKHEMESGRTSSVGNDILGFDQEGQVVNKPDSHGGGLDWTKICEKSSKVITFIDLAGHEKYLKTTVFGMTGHLPDFCMLMVGSNAGIVGMTKEHLGLALALNVPVFVVVTKIDMCPANILQETLKLLQRLLKSPGCRKIPVLVQNKDDVIVTASNFSSERMCPIFQISNVTGENMDLLKMFLNLLSSRTNFSNDEPAEFQIDDTYSVPGVGTVVSGTTLRGMIRLNDTLLLGPDPLGTFIPIAVKSIHRKRMPVREVRGGQTASFALKKIKRSSIRKGMVMVSPKLMPQATWEFEAEILVLHHPTTISPRYQAMVHCGSIRQTATILTMNKDCLRTGDKATVHFRFIKTPEYLHCDQKLVFREGRTKAVGTIIKLLQSVNTQAAKAQQAKMQASKKMGPAATEEAGSTARPPSPSTAQLPTVAEEEPLCKDSKENKLKSGGGGRRRGGQRHRGKGLNPAAISTAVPAGAAGTA from the exons ATGGCGTCGTCAACGGCGACAGAACCAGTGATGTGCCCGGGTGCAATGCCGGCAGCGGAGTCCATAGTGCCCGCTTGTATGTTTGCACCGGACCGGGGATGTGCCGACGATCCATGCGGCGCAGAGGGCTTTGAAGACGGCGAGGCTACAAACGGCGAGTCCGAGGATCATTTAGACTTAAGCAGCAAG CTGGTCCTAGTGAGTCCGACAGGGGAGCAGTATGATTCATTACTACGGCATCTAAGGGAGCGATTAGATGAAGGCTGTGGAGAGACGATCTATGTTGTTGGGATGGGGTCAG ATGGAGGTGACTATGGTCTGGATGAGAAGGACATGGAGGCATCGGTAGCCACGGTGCGCTTGCTGTGCGAACAGATTGAGGCAGACCTCATCTTTTTAAGGGAGAGGTCAGACACTGGTGGAAAGATTCAGGACTACCTCATCCGCCGGCGTGTGGGTGAGCAGGATTTCCTGGAAGTCAG AGTGGCAGTGGTAGGGAATGTTGATGCCGGAAAGAGCACTCTGCTGGGGGTTTTGACCCACGGTGAGCTTGACAATGGCAGAGGCTTCGCTCGCCAGAAGCtcttcagacacaaacatgaaatggAGAGTGGCAGAACAAGCAGTGTGGGCAATGACATCCTGGGTTTTGACCAGGAGGGACAG GTGGTGAACAAGCCAGATAGCCACGGCGGCGGTCTAGACTGGACTAAGATCTGTGAGAAATCCTCAAAAGTCATCACCTTCATCGATCTGGCTGGCCACGAGAAGTACCTCAAAACCACTGTGTTCGGCATGACGGGACACCTGCCTGATTTCTGCATGCtcatg GTCGGCAGCAACGCTGGCATCGTTGGCATGACCAAAGAGCATCTGGGTCTGGCATTGGCCCTTAATGTGCCGGTGTTTGTAGTGGTTACTAAAATAGACATGTGTCCAGCCAACATCTTACAAG agACGCTAAAATTATTACAGAGGCTATTAAAGTCACCAGGCTGCAGGAAAATCCCTGTGTTGGTCCAGAACAAGGATGATGTCATCGTCACAGCCTCCAACTTCAGCTCTGAGAG GATGTGTCCAATCTTTCAGATCTCAAATGTGACGGGGGAGAACATGGACCTGCTGAAGATGTTCCTCAACCTCCTCTCTTCTAGGACCAACTTCAGCAACGATGAGCCCGCAGAGTTCCAAATAGACGACACATACTCAGTACCG GGTGTGGGCACAGTAGTTTCAGGGACTACGTTACGTGGGATGATTAGACTCAACGACACGCTGCTCTTAGGCCCAGACCCTCTAGGCACCTTCATCCCCATCGCTGTAAAATCCATCCACCGCAAGAGGATGCCTGTTAGAGAGGTCCGTGGTGGACAGACGGCGTCTTTTGCCCTCAAAAAG ATCAAACGTTCATCTATAAGGAAAGGCATGGTGATGGTCTCGCCAAAGCTGATGCCACAGGCCACCTGGGAGTTTGAGGCTGAGATTCTGGTGTTACACCACCCCACCACGATATCCCCGAGATACCAGGCGATGG TCCACTGTGGCAgcatcagacagacagccacCATCCTGACCATGAACAAAGACTGCTTACGAACAGGAGACAAGGCCACAGTCCACTTCCGCTTCATTAAGACTCCCGAGTACCTGCACTGTGACCAGAAACTGGTGTTCAGGGAGGGACGCACCAAAGCTGTAGGCACCATCATAAAG CTTCTCCAATCGGTGAACACTCAGGCAGCTAAAGCCCAGCAGGCGAAGATGCAGGCCAGTAAGAAAATGGGCCCAGCAGCCACAGAGGAGGCTGGATCAACAGCACGGCCGCCTAGTCCCAGCACAGCACAGCTACCA ACAGTGGCAGAGGAGGAGCCTCTGTGTAAAGATAGTAAAGAAAACAAG ctcaagtcaggaggtggaggacgcAGGAGAGGCGGTCAAAGACATCGAGGGAAAGGCCTGAACCCTGCAGCAATCTCTACAGCAGTgcctgcaggagcagcaggcaCAGCCTAA